From a single Pempheris klunzingeri isolate RE-2024b chromosome 2, fPemKlu1.hap1, whole genome shotgun sequence genomic region:
- the LOC139213900 gene encoding probable G-protein coupled receptor: MEENSSFVIPEYNDSTTVWAPMPLAPSRQLGILPNPQTRFKDLTGIFFMVTLNVLALLANTAVLVVVIKAPHLRKFAFVCHLCTVDLLCAILLMPLGIVSGSPYFAGVVFTVLECQVYVFLNVFLIAASIFTITAISVERYYYIVHPMRYEVKMTLKLTAAVIVIVWVASAVLGLSTVFGWPSYGSLSSISAAHCSLHWSHSDHRRVFSVLFSVTCFCLPAVVIFAVYCNVYKVARVAARQHGPLPLWTNSQMKNRSDSINSQTTIITTRSIPRRIIRDRPFGGGKAALTLVVIVGQFLICWLPYFAFHLHLTLEATPRIPDDLEEAVTWLAYSSFAINPFFYGLLNRQIREELWKLRRCYSARPVELAVSSHEGSGHENFLQFLQRTSCTIETRASFATSSPRSTLDQTGQTGFRIPGQIPEEFS, encoded by the coding sequence ATGGAGGAAAACAGTTCATTTGTGATCCCCGAGTACAATGACAGCACCACAGTTTGGGCACCGATGCCCTTAGCTCCCAGCAGACAGCTGGGCATCCTTCCCAACCCGCAGACACGCTTCAAGGACCTGACAGGGATATTTTTCATGGTGACCCTGAATGTACTGGCACTTCTAGCCAACACCGCTGTTCTGGTGGTTGTCATAAAGGCCCCTCATCTCAGGAAATTTGCCTTTGTGTGCCACCTGTGTACAGTCGACCTGCTGTGTGCCATCTTGCTCATGCCCCTTGGGATTGTGTCTGGCTCTCCGTACTTTGCTGGTGTTGTGTTCACTGTACTGGAGTGCCAGGTCTATGTCTTCCTCAACGTATTCCTCATAGCTGCTTCTATCTTCACGATCACAGCCATCAGTGTTGAGCGTTACTACTACATCGTCCACCCCATGCGCTATGAGGTCAAGATGACGCTGAAGCTAACTGCAGCTGTGATAGTGATAGTGTGGGTGGCCTCTGCTGTGCTGGGGTTGTCGACCGTGTTTGGGTGGCCGTCCTACGGCAGCCTGAGCTCCATCAGTGCTGCACACTGCTCACTGCACTGGAGCCACAGTGACCACAGACGGGTCTTCTCTGTGCTCTTTAGTGTCACCTGTTTCTGCCTGCCGGCTGTTGTGATTTTTGCTGTCTACTGTAATGTGTACAAGGTGGCCAGAGTGGCTGCCCGCCAGCACGGACCTCTGCCCCTGTGGACGAACAGTCAAATGAAAAATCGCTCTGACTCAATAAACAGCCAGACTACTATCATCACAACCCGCAGCATCCCACGTAGGATTATACGTGACCGGCCTTTTGGTGGAGGCAAAGCCGCTCTTACTCTGGTGGTTATTGTTGGCCAGTTTCTGATCTGCTGGTTGCCTTACTTTGCATTTCACCTTCATCTGACACTAGAAGCGACACCCAGGATTCCCGATGACCTGGAGGAAGCAGTCACCTGGCTGGCATATTCCTCCTTTGCTATTAATCCATTTTTTTATGGGCTACTTAACCGACAGATCAGGGAGGAACTCTGGAAGCTGCGGCGCTGTTACTCAGCCCGGCCTGTAGAGCTGGCCGTTTCCAGCCATGAGGGTTCAGGCCACGAGAACTTCCTGCAGTTCCTCCAGAGGACCAGCTGCACCATAGAGACACGTGCCAGCTTTGCCACATCCAGTCCTAGAAGCACTCTGGATCAAACTGGGCAGACTGGTTTCAGGATACCAGGACAGATCCCAGAAGAGTTCAGTTAG
- the cav4a gene encoding caveolin-2: protein MDTMMKGEDSEEVEIDLGDSSDSEEFDNGDEPQMLWRAPPIVDEEENIHTSTLVEISDTKPLINVRDPRGINDCLKVTFEDVIAEPVSVRSGDRVWIWSNALFEVSRVWIYRVVTVLFAIPMSIISGLLFAILSCFHIWMVGPCMQCMFIGTHWLQSIWSIVLDIIVRPLLSSAGRCCGFSIHLAKE, encoded by the exons ATGGACACCATGATGAAAGGGGAAGATTCAGAGGAAGTAGAGATTGACTTGGGGGACTCGAGTGACTCTGAAGAATTTGATAATGGGGACGAACCTCAGATGCTGTGGAGGGCCCCTCCTATTGTGGACGAAGAGGAAAACATTCATACTTCTACACTAGTGGAAATCAGTGATACCAAGCCTCTGATTAATGTCAGAGACCCCCGAGGTATCAATGACTGCCTCAAG GTGACGTTTGAGGATGTCATAGCTGAGCCGGTGTCAGTGCGCAGTGGAGACAGAGTGTGGATCTGGAGTAATGCCCTGTTTGAGGTGTCAAGGGTTTGGATCTACAGGGTAGTCACAGTGCTTTTCGCCATTCCCATGTCAATCATCTCTGGTCTCCTCTTCGCCATCCTCAGCTGCTTCCACATCTG GATGGTTGGTCCATGTATGCAGTGTATGTTTATCGGCACACACTGGCTGCAGAGCATATGGAGCATCGTGCTGGACATCATTGTTCGTCCCCTCCTCTCGAGTGCCGGGAGATGCTGTGGCTTCAGTATTCACCTGGCCAAAGAATGA